GTTGGCGTGGGTCGGGTCGAACGGGCGCTGGAAGCCTTCGTCGATCTTCAGCAGCCAGTTGAAATGGAACGCGTCGTTGCGCTCGCGGCGGAACTGTTTGACCGCTTTGAGGCCCTGAGTCATCTGCCGCGCCACTTCGGCCGGGTCGTCGATGATGATCTCGTAGTGCTGCTGCGCTTCTTCACCGAGGGTTGCGCCGACGAAGGCGTGCAGTTGCTCCAGATACGGTGCGGCGCTTTTCGGCCCGGTAAGGACCACCGGGAACGGCAGGTCCTGGTTGTCCGGGTGCATCAGGATGCCGAGCAGGTACAGGAATTCCTCGGCCGTGCCCGCGCCACCCGGGAAAATGATGATGCCGTGGCCAACCCGCACGAACGCTTCCAGGCGTTTCTCGATGTCCGGCAGGATCACCAGTTCGTTGACGATCGGGTTCGGCGCCTCGGCGGCGATGATCCCAGGTTCAGTCAAACCGAGGTAGCGACCGCCGTGGATGCGTTGCTTGGCATGGGCGATGGTCGCGCCTTTCATCGGGCCTTTCATCACGCCAGGGCCACAACCGGTGCAGATGTCCAGGCTGCGCAGGCCGAGTTCGTGGCCGACTTTCTTGGTGTATTTGTATTCTTCGGTGTTGATCGAGTGGCCGCCCCAGCACACCACGATTTTCGGTTCGACGCCGGGGCGCAGGGTGCGGGCGTTGCGCAGCAGGTGAAAGACGTAGTCGCTGATGCCCTGGGAGGTGCTCAGGTCGATGCTCAAGGCGTCGAGTTCGTTTTCTGTGTAGACGATGTCGCGCAGGGCGCTAAAGAGCATTTCACGGGTGCTGGCAATCATTTCGCCATCGACGAAAGCGTCGGCGGGGGCATTCAGCAGTTCCAGGCGTACGCCACGGTCTTGCTGGTGAATGCGGATTTCGAAGTCTTTATAGGCTTCCAGAATGGTCTTGGCGTTATCGACATGGGCGCCGGTATTGAGGATGGCCAGGGCGCACTGGCGGAAGAGGGTATAGGTGATGCCGGATGAGGCTTCGCTCAGTTGCTGCACTTCACGCTGGGAGAGCGTTTCCAGGCTGCCTTTAGGGCTGACCGAGGCGTTGATTACATGTCGTTGGGTCATTCAATGATCCTTAAAACGATGTCACCCGCCAGCAACGGCGCATGGCATCCGAATAGTGTGTATCCATGATGAAGATGGCACGAACTGCGCTGTATCGCCATGCTCCCGTTTGACGATGAAAAGATGAAAAGGAGCTCCAGCATAGCTAAATCCTTCGGGGAGGCGATAATGCCTCGCAGTCTTTTTGTCACAGCGCCTTTTACCATCGATGCAAGGAACCCCGTCGCGATGTTCGAAATCCAGCCAATGAATGCCGAAACCTATCGACGCCAGACGCGGCGCAGCACGGTGATCATCGCCCTGATGTTCCTGGCGCTGGCGATGGTGCTGTCGACGGCGGCGGTGACGTTGTTCGGTGAACCCGGCGGCGATAATCTGCGGTTCAACGTGGGCGGTGTGTTTGCCGCGTTGTTGCTGACGGTGGCGCTGATGCGCGGCAAGTTCTGGAGCCAGGAGTGGATGGCGCCAGCGGTCTATGGTTGGCAGCTCAAGCGCAGTCTGATGAGCGTCACCAACGTCATGCACCAGGTAACGGCGGCGGTGGAGCAGGGCGACCCTGCCGCCATGAAGCTGCTGCGCTTTTATCACTTGGGGCTGAGCCAGATGCACCAGTTGGACGGCAACTCCAGCGACCAAAGTCAGCTGACCCGAGAGATGGATCAGCACAAGGCACGGATGGACGCGTTGGGCATCGAGACCGAACAGAGGCGATTGAATCCGGCCTGGTTTGAGGCGATCAAACAGACGCCGATATAGCGATTACGATCGCTGGCAATGAGCGTTTTTGTGTAAATCACCTATCGTATCGGTGTCGAGTTGTAATGGTTTGAGCGCCGGTCACGGCTGGCTGGCGCTAAAAGGGCGAACGGGAAAATTCGCCATGTCATAAGGGATTCAGGGAGCGTCATGGGGCATCCGTCCGTCAAAGATCGTATTGAACACACCCGGTTCGCCACGCCTTGGGTGCCCGAGCCGGTTGAGTCAACGCTCAAGGTTCGATACGCGGTTTCTCTGCTGATTGCAGTGTGCTTGTCCTTGATGGCCATTGTGATCGGTGAAAGCTGGAACTCGCGTCAGTACCATCTGCGTGAGAGCGAAGTGGCGATGTCCAACCTGGCGCAAACCCTGGCCTCGCAGGCGCAGGCATCGATCAAACAGGCCGACACGCTACTGTTTTCCCTGGTGGACCGCCTCGAAATCGATGGCATGCAACCGGAAAAACTTCCCCGACTGCAACGTTTGCTCCAGGCTCAGCGCAGTGAGTTGGTACAGATCCATGGGCTGTTCGTGTTCGACGAAGAAGGACGCTGGCTCGCCAACGCCATTAACGTCATACCGCCCAATGCCAATAATTCCGACCGTGAATATTTCATCTACCACCGTGATCATCCCGACCGCGGCCCTCATATCGGTCCGTCGATAAAAAGTCGCTCGACCGGTGAGTGGATCATGACCGTGTCACGCCGGATCAATCACCCTGATGGCCGGTTTGCCGGCGTGGTGGTGGCTTCGATCTACCTTGAGCATTTCCTGGATTTGTACAACAGCATCGACATGGGTAATAACGGCGTGATCAACCTGATCTCCGATGACGCCACCATCGTCGTTCGGCGCCCGTTCAACGAAGCTGATATCGGCACCAGTGTTGCCAAAGGGCCGCTGTTTACCCAGCTCTTGCCCAAGGGCGATTCCGGTACGGCAACGGTCAGGTCCTTTGTCGACGGGGTGGTGCGGGTCGTGGGGTTTCGACGGGTCGAGGGGTATCCGCTTGTCGTTTTTGCCGGGCTCGACAAGGATGAAGTCCTGGCCAGTTGGCGGCAGGAATCAATATTCAGTGCGGGCATCGTCCTGTTGCTGCTGGGGTTTCTGGGGGCTCTCGGTTATCGCCTGATCCGCCTCATGAAGCAGCAGAATCATATTCAGAACAATCTGTTGGAGACTCAGGACAAACTCATTGAGGTCAACCGCAGCCTGGAGTTGCTGGCACTGGAGGATGCACTGACCGGGCTTTCCAATCGGCGTCAATTCGACCTGTTCATTCTCGCGGAAATGGGCCGCGCCAGGCGTAGCCAGGCCCATCTTGCGCTGTTGATGATCGATGTCGACCACTTCAAGAACTTCAATGATCACTACGGTCATTTGGCGGGCGATGAGTGTTTGCGCAAAATCAGCACGATCATCACCGAAAACATCAAGCGCCCCGGCGATCTCGCGGCTCGCTTCGGTGGTGAGGAGTTTACGGTGGTGCTGCCCGGTACCGACTACGTGGGGGCGTTTCTGGTAGCGGAAAACATCCGCCGTGCGGTTCAGCAGGCCGGCATCGAGCACGTTGGGGGCGTGGAAGGCGTGGTCACAGTCAGCGTGGGTGTCTGCGCCTACGACCCGGCCTCGCAAGCCCAGCCCGACGACATTGTCGGCGCCGCGGACAAGGCGCTGTATGTGGCCAAGGCCAGTGGCCGGAACATGAGTGTTATCGCCAACTGAGTTCAACCGGACCGGTGGTTACTGCCTGAACGGGTCGGATGCTTCCAGTGCCGGAACAGCCGCGCATAGATCAGCACGTTGAGCGCCAGCACCACGCTGCCCAGTGCCAGTTGAATCGTGGGCGTCAGCCCGGCCGGATAAATGATCGGCCACACGTAGTGTTCGATAAAACCGCCGCCGTAACCGGTTTGCCCGGCCGCGTGGCGCATGCGGTTTTCCCATTCGGTGAGAGGGCACGCCAGGTGAAAGACTTCCACGATCACGCCCCATGCAGCGGCGGGCAGGTGCCACCAGATCAGGTGGCGCCATTTGAGCACCAGCAGCCCGCCGAACAGCACGAACAGAATGAACAACAAGTGAGACAGCACCAGCCCGTCGGCGGCGATCCGGTAAAACATGTCGATTCCCTGACGCGTTAGGTGAATCGCTCCATGGTACTCGGGCTGGACGCTTGTGCTCTATCGATTGCCGTCTTCAAGCGCTGCCAGTACTTCTTTCAAACGCACCGTCGTGCTTTCACTGCTGCGTTGCATTGGCGCTCGCAGCTCGTCGTGGATCAATCCTCCAAGGGCCAGGGCAGTTTTCACCGGAGCGGGATTGGGCTCGATGAACAGGCTGTGGATCAGTGGCAGCAACTGGAAGAAGGTCGTTCGGCCGGCCGCTAAGCGGTTGTCGCGAAGCTGTTGATACAGCGTCACGAACAGCTCGGGATGAACATGGGCCGAGGCGGCAATTGCGCCTTTGGCCCCCAGGCATAGCGCGCCGAAGATCTGATTATCTTCGCCGCACAGCACGTCGACGTTACCGCTGGAGAGCAGTGCCAAGGTGTTGGCTGGGTTGCCGCCGCAGTCCTTGATCGCGACGATCCGCTCATGGGCGACGATCCGGAGCAGGGTCGCCTGCTCGAAGGCTATGCCGGTGCGATAGGGGATGTCGTAGAGAATAATCGGGGCGCTGGACGCATCGGCGACGGTCTTGAAAAAGGCTTCGAGGCCGGCCTGGGAAGGGCGGATGTAGTAGGGCGGCGGCACCAGCAAGCCCGCCAGGGGACGCTTCAGGATTTCGCTTTGAAAGTGCAGCAACTCGGTGAGGTTGTTGCCGGCCAGGCCCATGACCACGCGTTCTGGTGGAACCTGTTCCAGCACCGCATCGAGCACCGCCAGTTGTTCATGTTTGGCCAGCGCCGCGGCTTCCCCGGTGGTGCCGCAGACCACTATGCCATCGACGCCTTTTTCCAGCAGATGACTGACCAGCCGCCGCAATCCGGCGAAGTCGATCGCGCCATTGTGAAACGGCGTAACGATGGGAACCCAGATACCTTGAAACGATGACATGCACTTTCTCCTGAAGGTTGACCGATTTCGTCACCGTCAGAAGCGTAGAAGGAAGTCAGCAAGAGGAGGGGTGTCCGTCGCGCTCAATGTCCTGTCAGCTCATCTGACGGGACAGCGCGCCCCGGTCACATGAGCGACTGTTTCTTCGATTTAGGGGCGTGCGCAACGCAACCTTGCGCCTTGGCAATCAAGCCAATGACGACAGTGTTGAGGTTGAAGGTTGCGGACATGGTTGCTTACACCCTGAATGAGGCGCCCAGTTTTAAAAGCCGACGGGGTATTTGTCAATCGTGAAGTCGTTGCAAGTGCGCAAGATTGTTCAAGCCATTGGCCATGACTGCTGGCACAGTCTGAAGACTTTTCCTGGTTGTAGAGCGTTATGTCCAACTCATTCATGCCGCGTACTGCATTCCTTCGTGGCGCCGCGGCCATCATGCCGTTGTCCCTGGCGACCGCGCCCTGGGGGTTGCTGGCCGGTTCCATGGCCATCGAGGCCAACCTCACGCCCCTGCAAGGCCAGGGGCTGTCGAGCATCGTGTTTGCCGGCGCGGCGCAATTGGTCGCCATCGGCATGCTCAAGGGCAGCGCCGGGGTCTTTTCGATTCTGTTGACCACGTTGCTGCTGACCTCCCAGCATTTGCTGTACGGGATGAGCATGCGTTCGGTGATTTCCCCGTTGCCGGGCCGCTGGCGTATCGGGCTGGGCTTTTTGCTCACCGACGAGTTGTTCGCCCTGACCAGCCAGCATGACAAACAGCAGTTCAATCGCTGGTACGCCCTCGGTGTGGGCCTGACGTTTTACATCGCCTGGAACCTCTTCACCCTGGCAGGCATTGTGCTGGGCAGCAGCATTCCGGGCCTTGAACACCTGGGGCTGGATTTCTCCATCGCCGCGACGTTTATCGCCTTGATCACGCCGGTGGTGCGCAACGTTCCGACGGTGGTCTGCGTGGCGGTCTCGCTGTTCTGTTCGGTGCTGTTCAGCTATTGGCAATGGGGCTCGGCGCTGGTGCTGTCGGGGTTGGCGGGCATGACCGCAGGGTTCATCTGCAACAAACTCTACGTGGGGCGCACATGATGGTCTGGGCTGTGATTATCGGGATGGGCCTGCTGGTGTTCCTGAACCGCTACGTCTTTCTCGAACCTCGGCTGCCGGTGCGCTTGAGCAGCAATGCCCGGCAGTTCCTCGGTTTCGCGGTGCCGGGCATGCTCACCGCGATCTGCGGGCCGATTGTGTTCATGCCCGACAAACAGTTGAACCTGCAGTGGGACAACCCCTACCTGATCAGTTCGCTGGTGGCCGTGGGCCTGGTGCTTTACACCCGCAATACTCTGCTCAGCATGTTGTTGAGCATGGGCTTTTTCTTTTTACTGCGCTGGTGGCTCTGAGTCGTCCGGCGCGAAACTGTTCTACGCTTAACGGATGATCCCTTGAGGACGGGAGGTGGGCATGGCCACTGAACCAAAGCGTCCGGACCTGGATGATGAGACCGATGAACCGACGGAGGAAGAAATCGAGCGGCAGAAGCGTTCGACGCCGGACTGGAAGCACCCCGACGACGGTAAAGAGCTGTCGGACCGCGACCAGGAACGCCCGCTGAAGCCCTGATCGGTTTGCACATCCCCAAAGCCCCGCCAATAGATGGCGGGGCTTTTTAGTTTTTGTAGTTTGAAATGCAATCACCTGGGGAGCAGGCGCTGGAACCAAACACTGTGTACCCTTATCCAACCTCGGCTCGCAGCGATTGGCGGGCCGGTCGAAGGATGAATGGGCGAGGGTTTTTTGCCATTAAACGTGACGGTCGCAAGGTCTGGCCCAAGGCAAAACATGAAGCAGTTGATCAAGGTTCTATCCGTATTCGCCATCGCCGTCGGCCTGTTTGGCTGCATCGCCGCGCCCATTGAAATGACGCCGCAGACGCAACAGCGTCTGCAAGCGCAGGCGCCGATCCGCTTTCTGCTGACCTTCGACGACGGGCCCAGCGCGTCCGGTTTTTACAACCCGACCGCCACTGTACTCGACAGCCTGGCGCACAATCCGCTGCAACCGGACATCAAAGCCGTGTTCTTCGTGCAGACCCGTGCCTCGGGCGCCGGCGGCAGTGACGTGGGGCGCCAACTCATGCGGCGCGAACAGGCCGAAGGGCATCTGCTGGGCTTCCACACGGCCACTCCCCACCACACCAACCATCGCTCCCTGGAGCCGGAACAGCTGGAGCAATCGCTGACCAACGGCAGCGCAGACATCGCCGCGATCACTGGCGCCTCGCCGATCCTGGTGCGTCCGCCGTTCTGGAATTATGACAAGCGCACTTTCGCGGCCTATCAGCAGCACGGCATGCATGTACTGCTGACCGACCTGAGCGCCAATGACGGCAAGATCTGGGGCTTCAACGCCAGCCCTCGGCGGCGGGCCAATATGCTGCGGCAGCTGTCCGAAGTCCGCGAGCGCATAGCCCTTGGCGAGTTGCCGACGGTGGATGGGGTGATTCCGGTGGTGGTGACCTTTCACGACCTCAACCGCTACACCGCCCGGCATGCCCGCGAATACCTGCAAATCCTCCTCGACAGTGCCAACGCCACCGGTCTGGCCATGGCGCAGAAACCGTTTTACGACGACACGGCAGCGCTACAGCGGGCGGCCATGGCGCGCACCGTCAAGCAGAGTTCCGAGCCTGTTCGTTTGCCGGGGATCTGGAATTGGATATGGGATGGGGATGCTCACTGAGCTCACTGAGCTCGCTGGCGCGTTGCGCAAGCTGAACTATTCTCAGTGGATCCAACCGGGAGGCCGTCCAGGGAGGGCGTCTGTCATGGTTCCTATTGAGCAGCTTTGCCAGATTGTCGAGTCCGGTTTCAAGCCGCTCTCCTGCGAATGCACCGTGAACCAGAATGAAACCTTACGGATCAAGGTTTTCGATCAGAGCTCCGGGCGGATTGAGTTGTTGATCACTGGAGTATCCCCCGACAAACTGATTAGTGTTCGCGATATTTCCAACCTGATCGGCGAACTTCGCATAGAAATGCGTGCCGGTCGCCGAGCGTTCGCCGGTGTCGTGGCCTAACCGCGACTTCTTGTAGCAGCTGCCGAAGGCTGCGTTCGGCTGCGTAGCAGTCGTAAAATCGGAGATCGCGATACATCAGGCAGACCGCATTAGCCGGATTCACGACCGCTACGCAGCCTCGCTGGGGCTCGACAGCTGCTACGGATTGCATTTACGGCTCAACTGTCGCCCGGCAGCAGTTCATCGATCATCTGCAAGCAATGATTCAACCCCGGCGACACATCGCCCACACGCCTGCTGAGAATAATCGGCGAGATCGCGTTGTCTTCCAGCACCGGAGTGAAGCCAATGTCGTCGCGGTGCAGCAACTGCACCGAGGCCGGTACCAGCGTCACCCCGATTCCCGCCCCCACCAGACCAATCGCCGTTTGCAGCTCGTTGGTCCATTGCGCCACCTTGATGTGCACGCCACTGGCTTCGAACAATGCGATCACGTGGTCGGCGTAACTCGGGCGCGGATTGCCGGGGTAGAGCACAAAGGGTTCCTTGGCCAGTTCCCGAAGGCTGATGGGCCTGGCGAGGAGCGGATGGCCGGCGGGCAGGGCGGCCACCAGTCGGTCTTCGGTGAGCACGGTCTGCAGGATGGCCGGGTCGTCGATGCGGATGCGCCCGAAGCCGACATCGATACGCCCGGCCTTGAGCGCCTGCACCTGTTGCAACGTGGTCATTTCCGAGAGCCCCAACTCCAGCGCCAGAGGCTCGCCGCTGCGCAACCGGCGAATCAGTTCCGGCAGCACGCCATAGAGTGTCGAGGGCGCAAAGCCGATGCCCAGCCAGGTCTTTTCGCCCAGGCCGATCCGCCGCGTGTTGTCGCAGACCTTGCCCAGTTGTTCGAGCAGGGCGGTGGAGTGTTCATGGAAAAAACGCCCGGCGTCGGTCAGCTTCAACGGTCGGCCGCGCTCCAGCAGCAGTACCCCGAGTTCGTCTTCCAGCTGCTGGATCTGCCGGCTCAGCGGCGGTTGGGCGATGTGCAGCAGTTCGGCGGCGCGGGTGAAGTTGAGGGTTTGAGCCAGCACCTGAAAATATCGCAGGTGACGCAGTTCCATGGGGCCTCCGGACGTCGATCTGTTAAATACCTTTAAGGTATCGAGTCAGACCAATTCTATATTGGCTTCCCGAAAAAAGCCGTACCAGAATCGGTTCCAGAACTTTAAGAACCTGACGGGTATCGCGACATGCTTGCAACAGCCATTGAATCGATCGAGACGATCATCGTCGATCTGCCGACCATTCGCCCACACAAGCTGGCGATGCACACCATGCAGAACCAGACCCTGGTGATCATTCGGGTGCGCTGTGCCGATGGCATTGAGGGTATCGGTGAGTCGACCACCATCGGCGGCCTGGCCTACGGCAACGAAAGCCCGGACAGCATCAAGACCAACATCGACAAACACTTCGCGCCACTGCTGATCAGCCAGGACAGCGGCAATGTGAATGCCGCGATGTTGCGCCTGGAGCGCAGCATTCGTGGCAACACCTTCGCCAAATCGGGTATCGAAAGCGCCTTGCTCGACGCCCAGGGCAAGCGCCTTGGCCTGTCGGTCAGTGAACTGTTGGGCGGACGGGTTCGCGATGCATTGCCGGTGGCCTGGACCCTGGCCAGCGGCGACACCGCCAAGGACATTGCCGAAGCGGAAAAAATGCTCGACCTGCGCCGCCACCGGATCTTCAAACTGAAAATCGGCGCTGGCGAGGTCAACCGCGACCTGGCTCACGTTATTGCGATCAAAAAGGCCTTGGGCGATCGCGCCAGTGTGCGGGTCGATGTCAATCAGGCCTGGGACGAAGCAGTCGCTCTGCGGGCCTGCCGGATACTCGGCACCAACGGCATCGACCTGATCGAACAACCGATCTCGCGCAATAACCGCGCCGGCATGGTGCGCCTGAATGCCATGAGCCCGGCGCCGATCATGGCCGATGAATCCATCGAATGCGTGGAAGATGCCTTTAACCTGGCACGGGAAGGCGCCGCTTCGGTGTTCGCTCTGAAAATCGCCAAGAACGGCGGCCCGCGCGCCGTGCTGCGAACCGCCGCGATTGCCGAGGCGGCCGGTATCGGCCTGTACGGCGGCACCATGCTCGAAGGCGGAATCGGCACGCTGGCCTCGGCCCATGCCTTTGTCACACTGAATACCTTGAGCTGGGATACCGAATTGTTCGGCCCGCTGCTGCTGACCGAAGACATCCTCAGCGAGCCATTGGTCTACCGCGATTTCCAACTGCACGTCCCGTCAACACCGGGGCTGGGCCTGACCCTGGATGAAGAGCGCCTGGCGTTTTTCCGTCGGGACAAAAGCTCCACTGTCGTTCATCAAGCCTGAGGAGGGCATCATGCTGTTTCACGTAAAAATGACCGTGAATCTACCGGTCGACATGAACCCGGAGCGCGCCGCTCAGCTAAAGGCCGACGAGAAAGCCCTGGCCCAGCGCCTGCAAGAGCAAGGCAAGTGGCGTCATCTGTGGCGCATCGCCGGGCTCTATGCCAATTACAGCGTGTTCGATGTCGACAGCGTTCAGGAACTGCACGACCTACTGATGCAATTGCCGCTGTACCCGTACATGGCGATCGAGGTCAACGCGCTGTGCCGGCATCCTTCTTCCATTCGCGAGGATGACCGCTGAATCCAGCCTGTTCAGTTCGCTACGCTAATAAATACAAGATGAGGATCCACCATGAACGTCAAGATTTCCCACACCGCCAGTGTCCAGAAGTTTCTCGAAGAAGCCAGCGGCCTGCTCAATGAAGCCGGCGATCCGCGGGTCAAGGCGCTGGTTTACCGCATCCTGCGCGATTCGGTGAACATCATCGAAGACCTGGCCGTGACCCCGGAAGAATTCTGGAAAGCCGTCAATTACCTCAACGTGCTGGGCGCGCGGCAGGAGGCCGGTCTGTTGGTTGCCGGGCTCGGTCTTGAGCATTACCTAGACCTGTTGATGGATGCCGAAGACGAGCAGGCCGGCAAGTCCGGCGGCACCCCGCGAACCATCGAGGGGCCGTTGTATGTGGCGGGTGCGCCGCTTTCGCAAGGCGAAGCGCGTCTCGATGACGGCGTCGATCCGGGTGTGACTCTGTTCATGCAGGGCCGGGTGTTCAACACCGCTGGCGAACCGCTGGCCGGCGCGGTGGTGGATGTCTGGCACGCCAACACTGGCGGCACCTATTCGTACTTCGACACCACCCAGTCCGAGTTCAACCTGCGTCGCCGGATCGTCACCGATGCCGAGGGTCGTTATCGCTTCCGTAGCATCGTGCCGTCGGGCTACGGCTGCCCGCCGGATGGTCCGACCCAGCAACTGCTCAATCAACTGGGCCGTCATGGCCAGCGGCCGGCGCACATTCACTTCTTCATTTCGGCACCGGATCATCGTCACCTGACCACCCAGATCAACCTCGATGGCGATCAGTATCTGCATGACGATTTCGCCTACGCCACCCGTGACGAACTGATCGCCAAGATCACCTTCAGCGACGATCCGCAGCGTGCAGCGGCCCATGGCGTGAGCGGTCGTTTTGCCGAAATCGATTTCGACTTCACCCTGCAGTCGTCCGCCCAACCTGAGGAGCAGCAACGCCACGAGCGGGTGCGTGCGCTCGAGGACTGATACCCTCGACCAGCCGAACCGGGTCACGAGATAACCGACCGTTTATCTCGTGGCCTTCTGTGTTTCGGGCAGGACACTAGAATGGCGGCGCCACCGATAACAACAATGAGAGTGAACCGATGATGCAAGCGCAATTGTTGAGTCATCGCAGCAGAATCTTCGACCATGCCGACCCGTATGCAGTGTCGGGCTACGTCAATCAGCATGTCGGCAACCATTGCCTGCAGATGCCCAGGGCCGGCCGACCGCTGGCCAGCCTCGATCATCGCACGTTCGCCAGCCTCGACCTGTGCCGCATCAGTTATGGCGCCAGCGTGCGGGTTACCTCTGGCGCGCTGGACAGCATCTATCACTTGCAAGTGCTGTTGCGCGGCAATTGCCTGTGGCGTGGCCACGGTCAGGAACATTACTTCGCGCCCGGGGAGTTGCTGCTGATCAACCCGGACGATCCGGTGGATCTGACCTATTCCAGTGATTGCGAAAAATTCATCCTGAAAGTCCCCACCCGGCTGCTGGAGTCGGTGTGCGAGGAGCAGCGCTGGCGGTATCCGGGGCAGGGCGTGCGGTTTCTGGAAAACCGTTATCAGCTCAATCAACTGGAAGGTTTCGTCGGTCTGCTGGCGATGATTTGCCAGGAAGCTGAGGCTTCCGAGCCGATTCCTCGCGTGCAGGAGCACTATGCGCAAATCGTGGTCAGCAAGATGCTCGGCCTGATGAAAACCAACGTCATGCGCACCGATCCCGGCTCAGCTTCGGCCACGTTCGAGGCGCTGGTCGATTACATCGCCTGCAACCTCAAGCAAGACATCGACAGCGAAGAACTGGCGCGCCAGGCGCGGATGAGCCTGCGTTCGCTGTATGGGCTGTTCGAACGCAATGCGGGGGACACGCCGAAAAACTACATCCGGCAGAAGAAGCTCGAGCGTATTCACGCCAACCTGAGCGACCCGACCTGCAACGTGCGCAACGTCACGGAAGTGGCCATGGATTACGGCTTCCTGCACCTGGGCCGGTTCTCCGACAGCTACCGCAAACAGTTCGGCGAATTGC
The Pseudomonas sp. GR 6-02 genome window above contains:
- a CDS encoding muconate cycloisomerase family protein; amino-acid sequence: MLATAIESIETIIVDLPTIRPHKLAMHTMQNQTLVIIRVRCADGIEGIGESTTIGGLAYGNESPDSIKTNIDKHFAPLLISQDSGNVNAAMLRLERSIRGNTFAKSGIESALLDAQGKRLGLSVSELLGGRVRDALPVAWTLASGDTAKDIAEAEKMLDLRRHRIFKLKIGAGEVNRDLAHVIAIKKALGDRASVRVDVNQAWDEAVALRACRILGTNGIDLIEQPISRNNRAGMVRLNAMSPAPIMADESIECVEDAFNLAREGAASVFALKIAKNGGPRAVLRTAAIAEAAGIGLYGGTMLEGGIGTLASAHAFVTLNTLSWDTELFGPLLLTEDILSEPLVYRDFQLHVPSTPGLGLTLDEERLAFFRRDKSSTVVHQA
- the catC gene encoding muconolactone Delta-isomerase — its product is MLFHVKMTVNLPVDMNPERAAQLKADEKALAQRLQEQGKWRHLWRIAGLYANYSVFDVDSVQELHDLLMQLPLYPYMAIEVNALCRHPSSIREDDR
- the catA gene encoding catechol 1,2-dioxygenase → MNVKISHTASVQKFLEEASGLLNEAGDPRVKALVYRILRDSVNIIEDLAVTPEEFWKAVNYLNVLGARQEAGLLVAGLGLEHYLDLLMDAEDEQAGKSGGTPRTIEGPLYVAGAPLSQGEARLDDGVDPGVTLFMQGRVFNTAGEPLAGAVVDVWHANTGGTYSYFDTTQSEFNLRRRIVTDAEGRYRFRSIVPSGYGCPPDGPTQQLLNQLGRHGQRPAHIHFFISAPDHRHLTTQINLDGDQYLHDDFAYATRDELIAKITFSDDPQRAAAHGVSGRFAEIDFDFTLQSSAQPEEQQRHERVRALED
- a CDS encoding AraC family transcriptional regulator; translation: MMQAQLLSHRSRIFDHADPYAVSGYVNQHVGNHCLQMPRAGRPLASLDHRTFASLDLCRISYGASVRVTSGALDSIYHLQVLLRGNCLWRGHGQEHYFAPGELLLINPDDPVDLTYSSDCEKFILKVPTRLLESVCEEQRWRYPGQGVRFLENRYQLNQLEGFVGLLAMICQEAEASEPIPRVQEHYAQIVVSKMLGLMKTNVMRTDPGSASATFEALVDYIACNLKQDIDSEELARQARMSLRSLYGLFERNAGDTPKNYIRQKKLERIHANLSDPTCNVRNVTEVAMDYGFLHLGRFSDSYRKQFGELPSDTLKRRH